A window of Paraburkholderia megapolitana genomic DNA:
CAGGAACACGACGGGCCAGAACGTCACCGTCGCAAGCAGAAAAACGCTGACGCGTTTCAGATAGCGTATCGGACCCGGCTTGATCACGGCATTCCAGACGTCGAACGCTACGGCCTTGTGTTCGGTTTCCTCAAGTGCATGCCAGAGCCACATCTGCCGGTAGCCTTCCTCCGATCCTTCCAGGCGAGTCGGGTCGTCGAGCATCAGGCCGGCGAGCATCGCCGTGTAGTGTTCGACTGCGACGGTATGGGCAAGCTGCATCCAGTGGGGCATCACCCGTTTCATCCAGCCTGTCACCGCCCAGTTCTGCTGGTCGATCTTGCGCGCAGGCAGGCGGTTAGCCTGCAGCATTTCGTTGTATTCCACGTGTTCGCGGCTATGCATCGCCTCCTGGCCGATGAAGGCGAGCACCTGCTTCTTGAGCACCGGGTCGTCGATCTGGTCGCGATAGTTGCGCACAGAATCCATGAAGAAGCGCTCACCCGCCGGGAAGAGCAGCGACAGCGCGTTGAAAAAGTGCGAGACCTGTGTGCCTTGTCCGTGCCAGTTTTTCGCGCGTTCGACCGGCAAATTGAAGTGCACGTCGCGACGCACGGGCATCACGAACGTTGGGTTCGGTTGGGCAGGCATGAGCCACCTATCGTTACATTGATAAATGTAACGATAGGCCGATGCAGACTTGGGACGCAAGGCACGCGCTAGTGGCGGACTTCCAAACGCGGCCCCCGCCCGGTGGACACATGTACGGCCCGCCCGCGCAATCAGCCCGCAAAATGCGCGATCAGGCTGCGCGCCACCGGTATCAGGTTTTCGCCGCCCAGCATACCGAGCAGGCCGACCAGTGCAATCGTCGGCGGCGCCGGTGATTTGACGTTGACCACGCTGTACAGCAAGCCAACCGCAACGCCGACGGCAAGTGAAATCAGATAGGGTTTCATCTCGGGTTCCTCGCGCCAGTCATTGCATGTTGATCACGACGCGGCCGCGCGTTCCGGCCGCCACCGCTTCATACGCTTCGCGAGCTTGTGCGAGCGTGAAGCGCTGCGCGATCACCGGTGCTT
This region includes:
- a CDS encoding metal-dependent hydrolase gives rise to the protein MPAQPNPTFVMPVRRDVHFNLPVERAKNWHGQGTQVSHFFNALSLLFPAGERFFMDSVRNYRDQIDDPVLKKQVLAFIGQEAMHSREHVEYNEMLQANRLPARKIDQQNWAVTGWMKRVMPHWMQLAHTVAVEHYTAMLAGLMLDDPTRLEGSEEGYRQMWLWHALEETEHKAVAFDVWNAVIKPGPIRYLKRVSVFLLATVTFWPVVFLIHTALIRSDRYADHRVRGMGRVIKFLYGPRHGVFPRIAGEWLSFFRPGFHPWDHDNRHHLSRVDGIVAANAGRQVSPSAAIASFDAG
- a CDS encoding DUF1427 family protein, with amino-acid sequence MKPYLISLAVGVAVGLLYSVVNVKSPAPPTIALVGLLGMLGGENLIPVARSLIAHFAG